From the genome of Gracilibacillus salitolerans, one region includes:
- a CDS encoding helix-turn-helix transcriptional regulator, whose translation MVKEQSTRAMILELLKKNQSLSVSGISNFLNITEMAIRKHLIKLESEKLITSRTVRQPMGRPVIYYSLTAAGENAFPKSYDLLTMEFLRDMEETIGIEAIDQLFEKREERLRQKYRRRIFIEDPISEKVKALVKVQSDNGYMSEFHQEDNDKLSFSQYNCPIAAIADKYDKPCECELNLFKSVLGTEKVKRVECIAKGGAACKYVVQK comes from the coding sequence ATGGTGAAAGAACAATCTACCCGTGCTATGATTTTGGAATTATTGAAAAAGAACCAATCACTGTCTGTCAGTGGTATTAGCAATTTCTTAAATATTACCGAAATGGCGATCAGAAAACATCTCATAAAACTAGAAAGTGAAAAATTAATAACTTCCCGTACCGTTAGACAACCGATGGGGCGCCCAGTTATCTATTATTCATTGACGGCTGCTGGAGAAAATGCCTTTCCTAAAAGTTATGATCTGCTTACAATGGAGTTTTTACGTGACATGGAAGAAACAATAGGTATAGAAGCAATCGATCAGCTATTTGAAAAAAGAGAAGAACGTTTACGTCAAAAATATCGCAGACGAATTTTTATCGAAGATCCCATTTCAGAAAAAGTAAAAGCATTAGTGAAAGTACAAAGTGACAACGGCTATATGTCAGAATTTCATCAAGAAGATAATGATAAACTATCCTTTTCTCAATATAATTGCCCGATTGCAGCGATAGCAGATAAATATGATAAACCATGTGAGTGTGAATTGAATTTGTTTAAATCCGTACTTGGTACCGAGAAAGTAAAGCGTGTCGAATGCATCGCAAAAGGTGGTGCTGCTTGTAAATATGTCGTACAAAAATAA
- a CDS encoding dimethylarginine dimethylaminohydrolase family protein, whose protein sequence is MIFQQNEYDRLQKVIVCPPKYMEIKNVINETQKFYEDENIDVKIAMEQHERFVQTLKQFDIEVIELMTDSKLNEQVFTRDIGFVNGETLFTCEMGRNIRKPEIDVLQQFLDHEDLTYTPLTTRSIEGGDVVVANDKVYVGRSLRTTRKAIQDLQKQIPDKEVVTVQIREDILHLDCCFNLVSDKVGLIYNDAFDEKERNLLHNEYDLIEVTDDEQFTLGTNVFSIGDGKIISLPENKQVNKQLTNKGFEVVEVPFSEIIKSGGSFRCCTLPIERGK, encoded by the coding sequence ATGATTTTTCAGCAAAATGAATATGATCGCTTACAAAAAGTGATTGTCTGTCCACCCAAATACATGGAAATCAAAAATGTTATCAATGAAACACAAAAATTTTATGAAGATGAAAACATTGATGTAAAAATCGCAATGGAGCAGCATGAACGTTTTGTTCAAACATTGAAGCAGTTTGATATTGAAGTGATTGAACTAATGACAGATTCTAAGCTTAATGAGCAAGTCTTTACGAGAGATATTGGCTTTGTGAACGGGGAAACACTATTTACCTGCGAGATGGGACGTAATATAAGAAAGCCGGAAATAGATGTATTGCAGCAATTCCTTGATCATGAAGATCTAACATATACACCATTGACAACTCGCTCTATTGAAGGTGGCGATGTTGTCGTTGCAAATGATAAAGTTTATGTAGGGAGGAGCCTTCGCACTACAAGAAAAGCCATTCAAGATTTGCAAAAACAAATACCTGACAAAGAAGTCGTTACCGTTCAGATTCGAGAAGATATCCTTCATCTGGATTGTTGTTTTAATTTAGTGAGTGATAAGGTAGGACTTATTTATAATGATGCCTTTGATGAGAAGGAACGTAACTTACTTCACAATGAATATGATTTAATTGAAGTGACAGATGATGAGCAGTTTACACTTGGCACGAATGTTTTTTCTATCGGAGATGGTAAAATTATTTCGTTACCTGAAAATAAACAGGTGAATAAGCAGTTAACGAACAAAGGATTTGAAGTTGTTGAGGTTCCTTTTTCTGAAATTATTAAATCTGGAGGTTCTTTCCGTTGTTGTACACTTCCGATTGAGAGAGGGAAATAA
- a CDS encoding CidA/LrgA family protein — protein MKYLKIILQISVLFLFYYMGEAIQAAFSLFIPGSIIGMLLFFALLTAKLIRVEWVADGIDLLMKDMPIFFVPVTVGVVQYLDFFYGKGSLMIPLVMISTFLIIGISGLITSLLLKKDVDAHD, from the coding sequence ATGAAATATTTAAAAATCATCTTACAGATTAGTGTGCTATTTTTGTTTTATTATATGGGTGAAGCAATCCAGGCAGCTTTTTCATTATTTATACCAGGTAGCATTATCGGGATGCTGCTCTTTTTTGCGTTGTTAACTGCAAAACTGATCCGTGTCGAATGGGTTGCTGACGGAATCGACTTATTAATGAAGGATATGCCGATATTCTTCGTTCCCGTTACAGTCGGTGTTGTACAATATTTGGATTTCTTTTATGGCAAAGGCAGTTTAATGATTCCTCTGGTCATGATTAGCACTTTTTTAATCATTGGCATTAGTGGATTGATTACATCCTTGTTGCTGAAGAAAGATGTGGATGCTCATGATTAA
- the ald gene encoding alanine dehydrogenase, producing MKIGVPKEIKSNENRVAITPAGVMMLTQAGHQVNIESGAGLGSGFDDEVYKGAGADIVSSADQVWAQELVVKVKEPQPSEFSFFRKDLLLFTYLHLAAEKEVAEALLENKTTGIAYETIQMANGGLPLLTPMSEIAGRMSVQAGVRFLEKVHGGKGVLPSGVPGVSPANIVIVGGGIVGTNAAKMAIGLGANVTLLDINIERLRQLEDLFQGKIRTLASNQYNIAEQVEKADLLIGAVLIPGARAPRLVTEEMVKTMEPGSVIVDVAVDQGGSIETIDRVTTHEDPVYVKHGVNHYAVANIPGAVSKTATYALTNVTAPYLLNLANKGLKSYVQTDIAFARGVNTYQGKVVHEAAAKAHDKRYTDISSIFE from the coding sequence ATGAAAATCGGTGTACCTAAGGAAATTAAAAGCAATGAAAATCGTGTGGCGATCACACCTGCTGGGGTAATGATGTTAACACAAGCAGGTCATCAAGTGAACATAGAGAGCGGGGCAGGACTTGGCAGTGGCTTTGATGATGAAGTATACAAAGGCGCTGGAGCAGATATCGTATCTTCAGCAGACCAGGTTTGGGCTCAGGAATTAGTAGTCAAAGTAAAGGAACCTCAACCATCAGAGTTTTCCTTTTTTCGTAAAGATTTATTGCTGTTTACTTATTTACATTTAGCTGCTGAAAAAGAAGTAGCAGAAGCTTTATTGGAAAATAAAACAACAGGTATTGCGTATGAAACAATTCAAATGGCAAATGGTGGCTTGCCACTACTCACACCAATGAGCGAAATTGCAGGACGTATGTCGGTGCAAGCTGGTGTTAGATTCTTAGAAAAAGTTCATGGAGGAAAAGGTGTTCTGCCTAGTGGTGTACCGGGTGTTTCACCAGCTAATATTGTCATTGTTGGTGGCGGTATAGTAGGTACCAATGCAGCAAAAATGGCGATCGGGTTAGGAGCAAATGTTACGTTATTGGACATCAATATCGAACGATTACGTCAATTAGAGGATCTATTCCAAGGCAAAATCCGGACCTTAGCATCCAATCAATATAATATTGCCGAACAGGTGGAAAAGGCAGATTTACTAATAGGTGCCGTCCTGATTCCAGGTGCAAGAGCACCGAGACTGGTAACAGAGGAAATGGTTAAAACGATGGAACCAGGCTCTGTCATTGTCGATGTTGCCGTCGATCAAGGTGGTTCGATTGAAACGATTGACCGGGTTACGACACATGAGGATCCGGTTTACGTTAAACATGGAGTCAATCATTATGCTGTAGCTAATATTCCGGGGGCTGTGTCCAAAACCGCCACCTATGCACTAACAAATGTCACTGCACCATATCTTTTAAACCTTGCCAACAAAGGCTTAAAAAGTTACGTCCAAACAGATATTGCCTTCGCAAGAGGTGTAAACACGTATCAAGGAAAAGTGGTCCATGAAGCCGCCGCGAAAGCACATGATAAAAGATATACTGATATAAGTTCTATTTTTGAATAG
- a CDS encoding GNAT family N-acetyltransferase: MLKKRDVQEAPVLFDLMSDPEVFPYVRHKAYSSDEFYFLTKQTMEAEERGELISRTIVDEYFNPIGTINLFDMENKAGFLATWIGKPYFGKGYNKLAKDAFFEELFYQHDMDAIFIKIRRANVRSLKAVLKIPFVMYGNESYPAVFEKINPQEEPVYDLYVITKENYFSHMESAAEGEEAM; encoded by the coding sequence ATGCTTAAAAAAAGAGACGTCCAGGAAGCTCCAGTTTTATTCGATCTCATGTCTGATCCGGAAGTATTTCCATACGTAAGACATAAAGCTTATTCCAGTGACGAATTTTACTTTTTAACAAAACAGACAATGGAAGCTGAAGAACGGGGTGAATTAATCTCCCGCACCATCGTCGATGAATATTTTAATCCAATCGGGACGATCAATTTATTTGATATGGAAAACAAGGCAGGCTTTTTGGCAACGTGGATCGGTAAGCCTTACTTTGGCAAGGGTTATAACAAATTAGCGAAAGACGCCTTTTTCGAAGAGCTTTTTTATCAACATGATATGGACGCGATTTTCATTAAAATCAGACGTGCGAATGTACGCTCTTTAAAAGCAGTTTTAAAAATCCCTTTTGTCATGTATGGTAACGAAAGCTACCCTGCAGTTTTTGAAAAAATCAATCCACAGGAAGAACCTGTTTATGATTTATATGTCATTACCAAAGAAAATTACTTCTCCCATATGGAATCTGCTGCAGAGGGTGAAGAAGCAATGTAA
- a CDS encoding ABC transporter permease: protein MQWVTIFKKELLEDWRNFKWIWVPLVFIIICIMDPLSTYYLPQILEAVGGMPEGTVIEGPELGPLEAIMLSLTEVSMLGVLVIVAISMAVIAGERKSGVAELVLVKPVSYFTYISAKWAAKLLLVFTSYLIGMLTSWYYVNLLFGDLSASQFTGLFLFYFIWLIFVVSLTIFYNTVVKIPGLVLTLTVVTIMAMSVINQIFSYRMPWFPNSISEHITGMLVEGTVPNDLWGAVGITLGLSIILMVASNFILKTKEMAD from the coding sequence ATGCAATGGGTCACAATTTTTAAAAAGGAATTATTAGAAGACTGGCGCAATTTTAAATGGATTTGGGTACCACTCGTGTTCATCATCATTTGTATTATGGATCCATTGTCAACCTATTATTTGCCACAAATTTTAGAAGCTGTTGGTGGTATGCCGGAAGGAACCGTGATTGAAGGCCCGGAACTAGGACCACTGGAAGCAATTATGCTCAGTTTGACAGAAGTAAGTATGCTTGGTGTACTTGTGATTGTTGCGATCTCGATGGCAGTGATTGCAGGTGAAAGAAAAAGTGGTGTTGCGGAACTAGTGTTAGTCAAACCAGTAAGTTATTTCACCTATATTTCGGCAAAATGGGCAGCAAAATTACTATTAGTATTTACGTCTTATTTGATCGGTATGTTAACGAGCTGGTATTACGTGAATCTTTTATTTGGAGATCTCAGTGCATCACAATTCACCGGGCTATTCTTGTTTTATTTTATTTGGTTGATTTTTGTAGTATCGTTAACGATTTTTTATAATACGGTTGTCAAAATACCCGGACTTGTGTTAACACTTACGGTTGTAACGATTATGGCAATGTCGGTGATCAATCAGATTTTCTCCTACAGGATGCCATGGTTTCCGAATAGTATAAGTGAACATATTACAGGCATGTTGGTAGAAGGAACTGTACCAAATGATTTATGGGGAGCGGTTGGTATTACGTTAGGCTTGTCCATAATATTAATGGTTGCGTCTAATTTTATTTTAAAAACAAAAGAAATGGCTGATTAG
- a CDS encoding LrgB family protein, whose product MINLGIGIIFLFVTIAVFAITKRIYRKYPNPFTLPIFLTSGIFIIFLAISDIPYQSYMLGGQWIDLFLGPIVVALALPLYRQLDLIKKYARTIFIGIFAGSIIGIVTGIAGAKILGFEDWIIQSIAAKSVTTPVALSITDTAGGNLSFAAVFVMIAGISGAMFGPVILRLLRIHHPVARGLGIGTASHAIGTSKALELGQLDGAVSALSMTISAVVVSFLVPLFLSWL is encoded by the coding sequence ATGATTAATTTAGGGATTGGAATTATTTTTTTATTTGTTACTATTGCTGTTTTTGCTATTACAAAAAGGATCTATCGTAAATATCCAAATCCATTTACCTTACCGATTTTCTTAACTTCTGGTATTTTCATTATATTTTTAGCGATCAGCGACATTCCTTATCAATCGTATATGCTCGGTGGACAATGGATTGATCTGTTTCTTGGACCAATCGTTGTCGCCCTGGCATTACCACTCTATCGCCAGCTTGATTTAATCAAAAAATACGCCCGGACCATTTTTATTGGCATATTTGCAGGTTCGATAATTGGTATTGTTACTGGGATTGCAGGCGCAAAAATCTTGGGATTTGAAGATTGGATTATTCAGTCTATCGCAGCTAAGTCGGTTACCACACCTGTCGCATTAAGTATTACCGATACAGCAGGTGGCAATTTATCCTTTGCTGCAGTATTTGTCATGATAGCTGGTATAAGTGGTGCAATGTTCGGTCCGGTCATTTTGCGATTGCTTCGTATTCATCACCCTGTTGCCAGAGGACTCGGTATCGGTACGGCATCACATGCGATCGGCACTTCCAAAGCATTGGAGTTAGGTCAACTGGATGGTGCGGTCAGTGCACTATCGATGACGATTAGCGCAGTTGTTGTATCTTTTTTGGTACCGCTGTTTTTAAGTTGGCTGTAG
- a CDS encoding RrF2 family transcriptional regulator produces the protein MSYSTAFSQALSIVVYTAVKIEEGYTDYVSARQLSENMEMPNPTVVKILQSLNRFGLITTKEGARGGIRLAKAPEEITVLDVFSAIELDRPLFKFSLPSTLKDEKSQLVGDNIEQVLSQAESDMKSRLAATKISDLF, from the coding sequence ATGAGTTATTCAACCGCTTTTTCCCAAGCGTTATCTATTGTTGTATATACCGCTGTAAAAATTGAAGAAGGGTATACCGATTATGTTTCAGCCAGACAACTATCAGAAAATATGGAAATGCCAAACCCAACTGTAGTCAAAATTCTTCAATCATTAAATCGATTTGGGTTGATTACGACCAAAGAGGGAGCAAGGGGGGGAATAAGATTGGCAAAGGCGCCGGAAGAAATCACCGTTCTCGATGTTTTCAGCGCCATAGAACTAGATCGTCCTCTGTTTAAATTCTCACTCCCCTCGACTTTAAAGGATGAAAAATCACAATTAGTAGGAGACAACATTGAACAGGTTCTTTCTCAGGCGGAGAGTGACATGAAATCAAGGCTTGCGGCGACTAAAATATCTGATTTGTTCTAA
- a CDS encoding NAD-dependent epimerase/dehydratase family protein, which translates to MKVFVTGGTGFLGNHLVKSLIKNGYEVKTLVRSEQKAEKLLGSTGATFVKGDMNDVDAFAEELRGCEVLFHTAAYFRETFSFGKHWPDLERINITNTIRLFELAKEYGIKLIIHTSSSNTIKKRADNTPSNECDTRKPEDAMTLYAKSKIIGDKQIDKFSARHSLPVVTFLPGWMMGPVDAAPTSGGKYILDYLHKRLPGNVNISIDIVDVRDVADAMVAAVTRVNHSERFLVAGHHVHLKDLSKELEKVTDIPSPKRSIPVPIAFTLGWIVDRVSAITKKEMAISVNGIHEIRECKRFSSEKAKNELGITFRPLHDTLQDATDWFTENSNALLTHPD; encoded by the coding sequence ATGAAAGTATTTGTTACAGGAGGAACAGGTTTTTTAGGCAATCATTTGGTCAAAAGTTTAATAAAGAATGGCTACGAAGTGAAAACATTAGTACGTTCTGAGCAGAAAGCCGAGAAGCTCTTAGGATCAACTGGTGCAACTTTTGTAAAAGGGGACATGAATGATGTCGATGCCTTTGCAGAAGAACTTAGAGGATGTGAGGTGCTTTTTCATACCGCTGCGTATTTTAGAGAAACATTTTCATTTGGAAAGCATTGGCCAGATTTAGAAAGGATCAACATTACCAATACGATTCGATTATTTGAATTAGCGAAAGAATACGGAATAAAGTTAATCATTCACACAAGCAGTAGTAACACGATAAAAAAGAGGGCCGACAATACTCCCAGTAATGAATGTGATACCCGAAAACCTGAGGATGCGATGACTTTATATGCAAAAAGTAAGATTATTGGAGACAAACAGATCGATAAATTTAGCGCTCGTCATTCCCTTCCGGTCGTCACTTTTCTTCCTGGTTGGATGATGGGACCAGTTGATGCAGCTCCAACAAGCGGTGGTAAATATATTCTCGATTACCTCCATAAACGTCTTCCTGGAAATGTTAATATCAGCATTGATATTGTTGACGTTAGGGATGTGGCTGATGCGATGGTTGCGGCTGTTACAAGAGTGAATCATAGTGAACGTTTTTTAGTTGCTGGACACCATGTTCACTTGAAAGACTTGTCCAAGGAATTGGAAAAAGTAACAGATATACCTTCTCCTAAGCGCAGTATTCCTGTCCCCATTGCATTCACGCTTGGATGGATAGTAGATCGAGTTTCGGCTATCACCAAGAAGGAAATGGCCATTTCAGTAAATGGCATTCATGAAATTAGGGAATGCAAAAGATTTTCCTCAGAAAAGGCAAAGAATGAATTAGGTATCACTTTTAGACCACTACATGACACACTTCAAGATGCAACGGATTGGTTTACGGAAAATAGTAATGCACTTCTTACTCACCCAGACTAA
- a CDS encoding DUF1450 domain-containing protein, producing the protein MGIVVVEICDSNLMNTFDIENMIESEYPEVAVLINDCLNFCGLCRLKPYALVNNRRIHGKNPEETLEKIKKAIEEELAFFH; encoded by the coding sequence ATGGGGATCGTTGTGGTAGAGATATGTGACAGTAATTTAATGAACACATTTGATATAGAGAATATGATCGAATCGGAATATCCTGAAGTGGCAGTTCTCATTAATGACTGCTTGAATTTCTGTGGATTATGCCGGCTTAAGCCATATGCATTAGTGAATAATCGCCGAATCCACGGGAAAAATCCAGAGGAAACGTTGGAGAAAATTAAAAAAGCTATTGAAGAAGAATTGGCATTTTTCCATTAA
- a CDS encoding PLDc N-terminal domain-containing protein yields MDVIMMLAPLIFIQFLLMIVAIIALLKTEQTNGPKPMWAVIIILIGFIGPILFFIVGRRQY; encoded by the coding sequence ATGGATGTCATCATGATGCTTGCTCCGTTAATTTTTATTCAATTTCTATTAATGATTGTCGCAATTATTGCTTTATTAAAAACAGAGCAAACAAATGGTCCTAAGCCGATGTGGGCTGTAATTATTATTTTAATCGGCTTTATTGGTCCGATTTTATTCTTTATCGTTGGAAGGAGACAATATTAA
- a CDS encoding DUF4179 domain-containing protein — protein MKKQLEEWKKQYDHVEVTENDLDQAIEAGVQKAEQQRRLKRWGIAPVVAAAIILLSFITIINASPTFAAQVAKFPGMEKFIELVQFDKGQKAAIENDYFQIIDKSVTKGDLTLTIDSVIRDEHGLVLFYTVSSEKELNRIRLEESMITNDQGEDLGYQSVSSRDEAQGTVEYYTEEPIPFDDFTFTAEVVGVETLDNGVGNQLRETISIDFHAENTKEAIHYQVDETVTVEGQKIHINSVTIQPLRTSINLYADPENDMRIFSFDDIALVDENGEEWSGIQNGMTASGTIEDENYEVFLQSNYFEQPESLVLTFSKIQAVDRNKDYFRFDLKNEQILHDPNNKFYDMEYRNGWLSVTMDSMEDYYMNPFGDIFDLDGNKMEQTRSNYGHTLNNESRTFKQAIQTNESIIDVKLSSYPNWIEEKVEIPLK, from the coding sequence ATGAAAAAGCAGCTGGAAGAATGGAAAAAGCAATATGATCATGTAGAGGTAACAGAAAATGACTTGGATCAAGCAATTGAAGCAGGTGTGCAAAAAGCAGAACAGCAACGACGTCTGAAACGATGGGGAATTGCTCCAGTTGTAGCAGCGGCTATTATCTTACTATCATTCATAACGATCATAAATGCATCTCCTACGTTTGCCGCACAAGTCGCGAAGTTTCCTGGAATGGAAAAATTCATTGAGCTGGTTCAATTTGATAAAGGACAGAAAGCAGCGATAGAGAATGACTACTTTCAAATAATCGATAAGTCCGTAACAAAAGGGGATCTCACACTGACAATAGATAGTGTAATTAGAGATGAGCATGGACTTGTATTATTTTATACAGTTTCCAGTGAAAAAGAACTTAATCGCATTCGTCTGGAAGAAAGTATGATTACGAATGATCAAGGTGAGGATCTAGGATATCAATCGGTGAGTTCTCGAGATGAAGCACAAGGAACTGTAGAATACTATACAGAAGAACCTATCCCTTTTGATGACTTCACCTTTACAGCAGAAGTCGTAGGAGTAGAAACATTAGATAATGGTGTTGGCAATCAATTAAGAGAGACGATTTCGATTGATTTTCATGCGGAGAATACAAAAGAAGCTATTCATTATCAAGTAGACGAAACAGTAACTGTAGAAGGCCAAAAAATTCATATTAATTCTGTAACGATTCAACCATTGAGAACATCAATCAACCTCTATGCAGATCCTGAAAATGATATGCGTATTTTCTCATTTGATGATATTGCACTAGTTGATGAAAATGGAGAAGAATGGTCCGGGATTCAAAATGGTATGACAGCAAGTGGGACAATTGAAGATGAGAACTACGAAGTCTTTTTACAAAGCAATTATTTTGAACAGCCAGAATCATTAGTGCTTACCTTTTCTAAAATTCAGGCAGTGGATCGAAACAAGGACTATTTCCGTTTTGATTTAAAAAATGAGCAAATACTTCATGATCCGAATAATAAATTTTATGATATGGAATATAGAAATGGCTGGTTATCGGTCACGATGGATAGTATGGAAGATTATTATATGAACCCCTTTGGTGATATATTCGATCTAGATGGAAACAAAATGGAGCAAACAAGATCAAATTATGGACATACTCTAAATAATGAGTCCAGAACATTTAAACAGGCGATTCAAACAAATGAATCAATCATAGATGTCAAATTATCCAGCTATCCGAACTGGATCGAAGAAAAAGTAGAAATCCCTTTAAAATAA
- a CDS encoding ABC transporter ATP-binding protein codes for MTVIGVEKLTKAFKGKTIVKSLDFQLEKGRCVALLGPNGAGKTTTLRMLSGLLKPTSGIINFSGSRKGEDIRSFIGYLPQYPVFHPWMTGKEFLVYVGQLAYLTKQEAAEKADQLLEKVAIYESRNQRIGKYSGGMRQRLGIAQAMIHSPQLLMLDEPVSSLDPIGRREVLTLMEELKTQTTILFSTHILGDAEEISDDLLLMHQGEILESGSIDALRQRHQSAKFEIGLRGESDTYLEKLKALSSVQDVLQEKGDVHVIVENIELARKEILTKVLEEDWPLEKLALSKTTLEDLFMKVVKK; via the coding sequence ATGACAGTAATTGGGGTCGAAAAACTTACAAAGGCATTTAAAGGCAAAACAATTGTGAAAAGTCTTGATTTTCAGTTAGAAAAGGGCAGGTGTGTTGCACTGCTTGGTCCAAACGGTGCGGGTAAAACAACAACATTAAGAATGCTTTCAGGGTTGTTGAAACCGACTTCGGGAATAATTAACTTTTCCGGATCACGAAAAGGAGAAGACATTCGAAGTTTTATCGGATATCTTCCACAATATCCGGTTTTCCACCCATGGATGACAGGGAAGGAATTTCTCGTTTATGTTGGACAGCTTGCATACTTAACGAAACAAGAAGCAGCTGAAAAAGCAGATCAACTCCTCGAAAAAGTAGCAATCTATGAATCTCGCAATCAGCGAATTGGCAAATATTCAGGCGGGATGAGGCAGCGCCTCGGAATAGCACAAGCAATGATTCACAGTCCACAACTTCTTATGTTAGATGAACCAGTATCCTCATTAGATCCAATTGGACGCCGCGAAGTATTAACTTTAATGGAAGAATTAAAAACGCAAACAACGATCCTTTTTTCCACACATATTTTAGGGGATGCAGAAGAAATATCTGATGATTTATTATTGATGCATCAAGGAGAAATACTTGAATCAGGTTCGATTGATGCATTGCGACAAAGACATCAATCCGCTAAATTTGAAATCGGATTGCGCGGTGAGTCCGATACATATTTGGAGAAATTAAAAGCTCTTTCATCGGTACAGGATGTTTTGCAGGAAAAAGGAGATGTCCATGTTATTGTAGAAAATATCGAGTTAGCCAGAAAAGAAATATTAACGAAAGTACTGGAAGAGGATTGGCCGCTTGAGAAGTTAGCGTTAAGTAAGACGACGCTGGAAGATTTATTTATGAAAGTGGTGAAAAAATAA
- a CDS encoding TIGR01777 family oxidoreductase: MNIAIAGGTGFVGKHVTKALIDRGDTVYILTRSPQEYKSNHQVSYIGWLHDDFHPEQHLPKLDAIINLAGDSLFGYWTKTKKDRIYQSRINATYAIIDFIRKLPEKPEVLINASAVGYFGTSDTKTFTEQSEEQGNDFLAEVTEAWERTALQARSYGVRTVVARLGVVLGDEGALPLMAMPFRLFAGGKIGSGKQWVSWIHIKDVVGLLLYAIDHKHVDRTLNLTAPSPVQNKELAQVLAKALKRPNWFPTPSFLLRTVLGEMSILVVDGQKVLPEKAMESGYRFHHDTIDHALAEIYN, encoded by the coding sequence TAACTCGATCTCCTCAAGAATATAAAAGCAATCACCAAGTATCCTATATTGGATGGTTACATGACGACTTTCACCCGGAACAACATTTACCAAAGCTTGATGCCATTATTAATTTGGCCGGAGATTCTTTATTTGGTTATTGGACAAAAACAAAAAAGGACAGAATCTATCAAAGTAGAATTAATGCGACCTATGCGATTATCGACTTCATTCGTAAACTGCCAGAAAAACCAGAAGTACTCATTAACGCATCAGCGGTTGGATACTTCGGTACATCAGACACGAAAACTTTTACAGAACAATCGGAAGAACAAGGAAATGATTTTCTAGCCGAAGTTACAGAAGCATGGGAAAGAACTGCATTGCAAGCAAGGTCATATGGTGTTCGAACGGTTGTGGCAAGGCTTGGCGTCGTCTTAGGAGATGAAGGTGCTTTACCACTAATGGCTATGCCTTTTCGTCTATTTGCCGGGGGAAAAATTGGTTCAGGCAAACAGTGGGTATCATGGATTCATATTAAGGATGTCGTTGGCCTTTTGTTATATGCAATCGATCATAAACATGTCGATCGTACCTTAAATCTCACTGCCCCAAGTCCAGTTCAAAATAAAGAATTAGCACAAGTTCTTGCAAAAGCTTTAAAACGACCAAACTGGTTTCCTACGCCAAGCTTTCTTTTAAGAACGGTTTTAGGTGAAATGAGTATACTTGTAGTGGATGGACAAAAGGTGTTACCTGAAAAAGCGATGGAATCAGGCTATCGTTTTCACCACGATACAATCGACCATGCATTGGCCGAAATTTACAATTAA